In a genomic window of Sulfuriferula nivalis:
- the fliO gene encoding flagellar biosynthetic protein FliO, which translates to MKYLNIIIALTFSTCFNLAHAVIKSTTPAIPAPTPTLDLLQVVLSLIVILGLIIGAAWFAKRFMLTSTHSGTTIKMLGGVNLGGRERVMLLEIADQWIVVGVAPGQVNTLATMPRQSLPNTPTNAPPAAFATWLKQKMDKHHE; encoded by the coding sequence ATGAAATACTTAAATATAATCATAGCATTGACCTTCAGCACCTGTTTCAATTTGGCTCATGCTGTAATAAAAAGCACTACCCCAGCAATACCAGCACCAACACCCACGTTGGACTTATTACAAGTTGTCTTAAGTTTAATTGTCATTCTGGGATTGATAATTGGTGCCGCATGGTTTGCCAAACGATTTATGCTAACCAGCACCCACAGCGGCACTACTATCAAAATGCTGGGGGGAGTCAATTTAGGTGGACGTGAACGGGTAATGCTACTTGAAATAGCCGACCAGTGGATTGTGGTTGGTGTCGCCCCTGGTCAAGTTAACACATTAGCCACCATGCCACGTCAATCTTTACCTAATACGCCGACCAATGCACCACCAGCAGCTTTCGCCACATGGTTGAAGCAAAAGATGGATAAGCACCATGAATAA
- the fliI gene encoding flagellar protein export ATPase FliI, whose translation MNSANLHTHRWQAYLRQSSQLVSATQTINIAGRVTRVAGLVMEAVGLKLPVGSACIIPLNSGAQLEAEVVGFDGDKLFLMPQSDVEGIIPGTPVFPLAVSAAQLAPISGSDSPKRRSIDRTRHLPVGAALLGRVLDGAGRPLDQLGPLPSMDSAPLTVRAANPLGRAPITEILDVGVRAINSLLSVGRGQRMGLFAGSGVGKSVLLGMMARYTSADVIVVGLIGERGREVKEFIEQILGEVGLARSVVIAAPADTPPLMRLQGAAYATTIAEYFRDQGLNVLLIMDSLTRYAMAQREIALAIGEPPATKGYPPSVFAKLPTLVERAGNGKVGGGSITAFYTVLTEGDDQQDPIADAARAILDGHIVLNRSLAESGHYPAIDVEQSISRAMHNITSEQHQQAARRLKQLYASFERNRDLINVGAYSKGSDPLVDEAIAKHAKIEHFLQQNINESASIQESLGQLSALFE comes from the coding sequence ATGAACTCAGCGAATCTGCATACCCACCGTTGGCAAGCCTATTTACGCCAATCTTCGCAGCTAGTCTCCGCCACACAGACTATAAATATTGCTGGCAGAGTCACTCGTGTAGCTGGATTGGTAATGGAGGCTGTAGGGTTAAAATTACCTGTTGGCAGCGCCTGTATCATACCGCTCAACAGTGGCGCACAACTTGAAGCAGAAGTCGTTGGATTTGACGGTGATAAACTATTCCTGATGCCACAAAGTGATGTAGAAGGTATCATCCCAGGCACACCGGTATTTCCTTTAGCCGTCAGCGCCGCTCAGCTTGCACCCATTTCAGGCTCAGATTCCCCCAAGCGCAGGTCGATTGATAGAACCAGACACTTGCCGGTAGGCGCCGCATTATTAGGCCGGGTACTCGATGGTGCTGGTCGCCCCCTCGACCAACTTGGTCCGCTACCCAGTATGGATAGTGCCCCACTCACCGTACGCGCGGCCAATCCTTTAGGTCGCGCACCAATTACCGAAATACTCGACGTCGGGGTTCGTGCCATTAACAGCTTACTTAGTGTAGGACGTGGGCAACGCATGGGTTTGTTTGCTGGTTCAGGCGTAGGTAAAAGCGTCTTACTTGGCATGATGGCGCGCTATACCAGCGCTGATGTGATCGTAGTCGGACTGATCGGAGAACGCGGCCGCGAAGTAAAAGAATTTATCGAGCAAATTCTTGGTGAAGTAGGTTTAGCGCGCTCTGTCGTCATCGCAGCTCCCGCTGACACACCACCACTCATGCGTTTACAAGGCGCCGCTTATGCGACCACTATTGCTGAGTACTTTCGTGATCAAGGATTAAATGTACTGCTGATCATGGATTCACTCACACGATACGCCATGGCACAGCGTGAAATCGCCTTGGCAATAGGTGAACCACCTGCTACAAAGGGCTATCCACCTTCTGTTTTCGCCAAACTTCCCACTCTGGTAGAACGCGCAGGTAATGGCAAAGTAGGTGGTGGCTCCATTACTGCTTTTTATACTGTACTCACCGAGGGTGACGATCAACAGGATCCAATTGCAGATGCAGCTCGTGCGATCCTCGATGGACATATCGTGCTCAACCGCAGCCTGGCTGAAAGTGGTCACTATCCCGCAATTGATGTTGAACAATCCATTAGTCGTGCTATGCACAATATTACCAGCGAACAGCACCAACAGGCTGCCCGCCGCTTAAAACAGCTTTATGCCAGCTTTGAGCGCAACCGTGATTTAATAAACGTAGGTGCATACAGTAAGGGTAGCGACCCGCTAGTTGATGAAGCAATTGCTAAACATGCCAAAATAGAGCACTTCCTACAACAAAATATCAATGAAAGTGCAAGCATACAGGAGAGTTTAGGGCAACTTTCGGCTCTATTCGAGTGA
- the fliL gene encoding flagellar basal body-associated protein FliL, with the protein MSKAPAKPAADEAEAPPVKSKKMLFIIIGAVLVLAIGGGVAAYFLTQKPADPHAEKKHEPAKPPVFVPMDNFVVNLSGEDSEKYLQVAMTMQVADEAEGEEIKVHMPQIRSRILLLLASQNAADLLTDAGKNKLIANIVTEVNKPFDPHGEPNKISGVFFTSFVIQ; encoded by the coding sequence ATGTCAAAAGCACCCGCAAAACCAGCAGCAGATGAAGCAGAAGCACCACCAGTTAAATCAAAGAAGATGTTATTCATCATTATTGGTGCGGTTTTAGTATTAGCCATCGGTGGTGGGGTTGCCGCCTATTTTTTAACACAAAAACCAGCTGATCCTCATGCAGAAAAAAAACATGAGCCTGCCAAGCCCCCTGTTTTTGTGCCAATGGATAACTTTGTCGTTAATTTATCAGGGGAAGATAGTGAAAAGTACTTGCAAGTAGCCATGACTATGCAAGTTGCTGACGAAGCTGAAGGGGAAGAAATTAAAGTACATATGCCACAAATTCGTAGTCGCATATTGTTGTTATTAGCAAGCCAAAATGCTGCTGATCTTCTCACTGATGCAGGTAAAAACAAATTAATCGCCAACATTGTTACTGAAGTCAACAAACCATTTGATCCACATGGTGAGCCAAATAAAATTTCTGGCGTTTTCTTTACATCATTCGTTATTCAATAA
- the fliP gene encoding flagellar type III secretion system pore protein FliP (The bacterial flagellar biogenesis protein FliP forms a type III secretion system (T3SS)-type pore required for flagellar assembly.) has protein sequence MNKSRFFIILLSLLIPVIAHAEPSALPAFTSTPNAGGGQNYSLSIQTLLFLTSLTFLPAALLMMTSFTRIIIVLSLLRQALGTQSSPPNQVLVGLALFLTLFVMGPVFDKIYAQAYQPYSENKISFNEALSTGVVPLKTFMLKQTRQADLALFVKISNTPALQGPDDVPLRVLIPAFVTSELKTAFQIGFAVFIPFLIIDMVVASVLMSMGMMMVSPSIVSLPFKLMLFVLVDGWQLLMGSLAQSFY, from the coding sequence ATGAATAAATCACGCTTCTTTATTATTCTATTATCACTGCTTATCCCCGTCATAGCTCACGCAGAGCCAAGTGCTTTGCCAGCATTTACCAGCACACCTAATGCTGGCGGTGGTCAGAACTACTCTCTAAGTATACAAACCCTGTTATTTCTGACTTCACTGACGTTCTTACCTGCTGCATTATTGATGATGACCAGTTTTACCCGCATCATCATAGTATTGTCATTATTACGCCAGGCACTAGGCACCCAGTCTTCTCCGCCTAATCAAGTCTTAGTAGGCTTAGCTTTATTCCTGACACTATTTGTCATGGGGCCAGTTTTTGACAAAATTTATGCGCAAGCGTATCAACCTTACTCAGAAAATAAAATTAGCTTTAATGAAGCACTGAGCACTGGTGTCGTACCACTCAAGACCTTCATGCTAAAACAGACGCGCCAGGCAGATCTTGCACTATTCGTCAAAATATCAAATACGCCTGCATTACAAGGCCCTGATGATGTGCCATTACGTGTGCTAATTCCTGCTTTTGTAACCAGTGAACTAAAAACAGCATTTCAGATTGGATTTGCCGTATTTATCCCTTTTTTAATTATTGATATGGTCGTTGCCAGTGTACTTATGTCTATGGGGATGATGATGGTGTCACCCTCTATTGTGTCACTCCCATTCAAATTAATGCTATTTGTTCTGGTTGATGGATGGCAATTACTAATGGGATCACTCGCACAGAGCTTTTACTAG
- a CDS encoding flagellar assembly protein FliH, protein MSNTPKEQLTAYQRWEMAAFDENGNSSNTKGGTQGADELAAITEKARREGYTKGLSEGFQNGHSEGLATALAEGKIQVDNTIAQLTTLLNNLNDEIALADLAISADLLALALDIAQAMIRTALNVQPDLVIPVISEAIHDLPNLQQHSKIFLHPSDAAIVKSHLSNEPHHWRIIEDDEITPGGCRIDTQSNQIDATMQGRWQRIAKNLNVNSHWLNKPPEETVDADPTATLKK, encoded by the coding sequence ATGTCCAATACACCTAAAGAACAACTCACCGCCTATCAACGCTGGGAGATGGCAGCATTTGATGAGAATGGCAACAGTTCCAACACCAAAGGTGGCACTCAAGGTGCAGATGAACTGGCGGCTATAACTGAAAAGGCACGGCGTGAAGGATATACCAAAGGATTGTCAGAGGGTTTTCAAAATGGGCATAGCGAAGGCTTAGCCACCGCTCTAGCCGAAGGTAAAATACAGGTCGACAACACCATAGCTCAGCTAACCACTCTGTTAAATAATCTTAATGATGAAATCGCCCTTGCCGATCTGGCGATATCTGCAGATTTACTGGCACTTGCACTCGATATAGCGCAAGCCATGATCAGAACCGCATTAAACGTGCAACCTGACTTAGTCATTCCCGTCATCAGTGAAGCTATACACGACCTGCCTAACTTACAACAGCACTCTAAAATTTTCCTGCACCCCAGTGACGCCGCGATCGTAAAATCTCATCTGAGCAATGAACCTCATCATTGGAGGATTATTGAAGATGATGAAATTACACCTGGTGGATGTCGTATAGATACACAAAGCAATCAAATTGACGCCACCATGCAAGGGCGCTGGCAACGTATTGCCAAAAATCTGAATGTAAACAGTCACTGGCTTAATAAGCCACCAGAAGAAACAGTTGACGCAGATCCGACTGCCACGCTAAAAAAATGA
- the fliN gene encoding flagellar motor switch protein FliN yields the protein MAEDTTTEPAADDWGAAMAEQAEADSAADDWGAAMAEQTQAEAAPAANAIFKEFTGNNTPETHNDIDFILDIPVQLTVELGRTKIAIKNLLQLAQGSVVELAGMAGEPMDILINGFLIAQGEVVVVNDKFGIRVTDIISPAERIRKLNK from the coding sequence ATGGCTGAAGACACAACAACCGAACCCGCAGCTGATGATTGGGGTGCTGCGATGGCTGAACAAGCCGAAGCAGATAGTGCAGCTGATGATTGGGGTGCTGCAATGGCTGAACAAACACAGGCTGAAGCGGCACCTGCGGCAAATGCGATATTTAAAGAGTTCACAGGTAACAACACACCTGAAACGCACAACGATATCGATTTCATTCTCGATATTCCAGTACAACTGACGGTAGAACTGGGGCGTACGAAAATAGCAATTAAAAACCTGCTTCAACTTGCCCAAGGTTCAGTGGTCGAGCTAGCAGGTATGGCAGGTGAACCTATGGATATCCTTATTAATGGATTCCTCATTGCTCAAGGCGAAGTCGTCGTGGTCAATGACAAATTCGGTATACGTGTGACTGACATTATCAGTCCCGCTGAACGCATTCGCAAATTAAACAAATGA
- the fliQ gene encoding flagellar biosynthesis protein FliQ, with the protein MTPESVMTLGRHAMEVTLMVAAPLLLVALVIGLIVSIFQAATQINESTLSFIPKLVGIFIALIVMGPWMLSVMLDYMREVFTNIPNLVG; encoded by the coding sequence ATGACCCCAGAAAGTGTAATGACGCTAGGACGTCATGCGATGGAAGTCACATTAATGGTAGCTGCGCCTTTACTGCTAGTCGCGCTGGTAATTGGTCTAATCGTAAGTATATTTCAAGCTGCCACACAAATTAATGAATCCACCTTGTCATTTATCCCTAAACTGGTAGGGATATTTATTGCCCTCATAGTAATGGGGCCGTGGATGTTATCAGTTATGCTGGATTATATGCGTGAAGTTTTCACCAACATTCCCAACTTAGTCGGCTAA
- the fliG gene encoding flagellar motor switch protein FliG produces MSNDSINKAAILMLSLGQDEAAEVMKHLGPREVQKLGEAMSQMKAVAHEDIAGVLSDFNAITAQTTGIGEDSDEYIRAVMTQALGTDKAASLLNRILGGNDSSGIESLKWMDAESVADLILNEHPQIIATILVHLERDQASEVLTHFTERLRNDVLLRIATLDGVQPAALHELNDVLTKLLSGNSNNIKKAPMGGTRTAADILNFLSGAIETSAMEALRNYDSDMAQKVMDEMFGFENLLEIDDRGIQLLLREVQSDALIIALKGAPPELRDKILKNMSQRAAEMMREDLESKGPVRVSDVEAQQKAILVIVRRLADEGQIALGGKGDEAFL; encoded by the coding sequence AAGTGCAGAAGCTGGGTGAAGCCATGTCTCAAATGAAAGCTGTGGCCCATGAGGATATTGCTGGCGTACTCAGCGATTTCAATGCTATTACAGCGCAAACAACGGGCATAGGTGAAGACTCAGACGAGTATATTCGAGCTGTGATGACACAAGCTCTGGGAACTGACAAAGCAGCGTCCTTACTGAATCGCATCCTGGGCGGCAATGACTCAAGCGGCATCGAAAGCCTGAAGTGGATGGATGCAGAATCTGTTGCTGATTTAATTTTAAATGAACACCCCCAGATCATTGCGACTATTTTGGTGCATCTTGAACGTGATCAAGCCTCTGAGGTTCTCACCCATTTTACTGAACGGCTTCGTAATGATGTGCTATTACGTATTGCCACCCTGGATGGTGTCCAGCCAGCAGCGTTACACGAACTGAATGACGTACTTACCAAGCTCTTGTCAGGCAATTCCAACAATATCAAAAAAGCGCCTATGGGCGGCACACGCACAGCGGCAGACATACTTAACTTCCTGAGTGGCGCAATCGAGACATCCGCAATGGAGGCATTGCGCAACTATGACAGCGACATGGCACAGAAAGTCATGGACGAGATGTTTGGATTTGAAAATCTGCTGGAAATTGATGATCGCGGCATACAGTTGTTATTGCGTGAAGTGCAGTCAGATGCGCTTATCATTGCACTCAAAGGCGCACCACCAGAATTGCGCGATAAAATCCTGAAAAACATGTCTCAACGCGCGGCCGAAATGATGCGCGAGGATCTGGAATCTAAAGGCCCCGTACGAGTATCGGATGTTGAAGCACAACAAAAAGCCATCTTAGTAATCGTTCGCCGCCTTGCTGATGAAGGTCAGATTGCCCTAGGTGGCAAAGGTGACGAGGCTTTCTTGTAA
- a CDS encoding flagellar hook-length control protein FliK, producing the protein MTITVKPITPTQQSANADNKVSDNSSPDVPFGHVLAKEVAQHQPTKSNDANKKSADQNTKSADATDSANQPQTPAQLSSEMLAMMGIQQVPSTGASATPTLPSADSNSISTSNGIGKKITSLTDKLAPTNSNLSATTTLPNTDKSAALAGLADDKSSAKLTGKTDPATFSDLLKSAESTKERMTVTQADLPTIPQIQTSATNLVASNPGMIINDKISARVGTPAWDQSLSQKIVWMSNNAQQTASLTLNPPDLGPLQIVLSVNNDQANATFIAAQPEVRLAIEAAMPKLREMMSDAGIQLGQANVSSGNTPQQNNSQQNSPASNNSQPLHSIEDNISLNTTHRSANITTGLGLVNTFA; encoded by the coding sequence ATGACCATCACAGTGAAACCCATAACACCCACACAACAAAGTGCCAATGCAGATAATAAAGTGTCAGACAACAGCTCACCCGATGTTCCATTTGGCCACGTATTAGCCAAAGAAGTTGCGCAGCACCAGCCAACTAAATCTAATGATGCAAACAAAAAATCTGCGGACCAGAATACCAAATCTGCTGATGCGACTGACTCTGCAAATCAACCACAAACTCCTGCACAGCTCTCAAGCGAGATGCTGGCCATGATGGGCATACAACAAGTTCCATCAACAGGTGCATCAGCGACACCAACCCTGCCATCAGCTGATAGCAACAGCATTTCCACAAGCAATGGAATTGGCAAAAAAATAACGTCACTTACCGATAAGTTAGCACCAACCAATAGCAACCTATCTGCCACAACGACCCTGCCCAATACAGATAAATCAGCAGCTTTGGCAGGTCTCGCCGACGATAAATCATCAGCCAAGCTAACTGGCAAAACTGACCCAGCAACTTTTTCTGATCTATTAAAATCGGCAGAATCAACCAAAGAACGCATGACTGTCACGCAGGCAGATCTTCCCACTATTCCACAGATACAAACATCAGCAACCAACTTGGTAGCAAGCAATCCGGGAATGATCATCAACGATAAAATCAGTGCTCGTGTAGGTACGCCAGCGTGGGATCAATCGCTAAGCCAGAAGATAGTATGGATGTCAAACAATGCCCAACAAACAGCATCGCTTACACTGAACCCACCGGATTTAGGCCCACTTCAAATTGTACTTAGCGTAAACAATGACCAGGCAAATGCCACATTCATCGCAGCGCAACCAGAAGTCAGACTGGCTATAGAAGCCGCTATGCCTAAATTACGCGAAATGATGAGTGATGCAGGCATACAGTTAGGTCAAGCTAATGTAAGTTCTGGAAACACACCTCAACAAAATAATAGCCAACAAAACAGCCCAGCGTCGAACAATAGTCAACCTTTGCATAGCATTGAAGATAACATTTCACTCAACACCACACATAGAAGTGCAAATATCACCACTGGACTAGGATTGGTTAATACATTTGCATAA
- the fliM gene encoding flagellar motor switch protein FliM yields MAENFLSQDEVDALLKGVTGEQDDVEVAEDTAGVRPYNLATQERIVRGRMPTLEIINERFARLFRIGLFSFMRRTAEISVGPVKVSKYSEFIRNLVVPTNLNLVQIKPLRGTALIVFEPTLVFMIIDNLFGSDGRFHTRVEGRDFTQTEQRIIQRVLNIFFENYEKSWSHIYNIEFEYIRSEMNTQFANIATPNEVVVTTTFSIEIGPMHGDIHVCMPYSMVEPIRDLLTSTLQGETMDVDKRWTKMMTQQIQTAEIELVANMGSADTTLGKVLNMQVGDIIPLKIPETILATVDNVPVMECKYGTRNGQFALRVEKLIAYSTEETPKGDKNG; encoded by the coding sequence ATGGCTGAAAATTTCCTATCTCAAGACGAAGTTGACGCGCTACTGAAAGGCGTAACTGGCGAACAAGATGATGTTGAGGTAGCGGAAGATACAGCTGGCGTACGTCCATACAACCTCGCTACACAGGAGCGAATAGTACGTGGACGTATGCCCACTCTGGAAATTATTAATGAGCGTTTTGCACGCTTATTCAGAATAGGTTTATTCAGTTTCATGCGACGGACCGCTGAAATTTCAGTTGGACCGGTTAAAGTAAGCAAATACAGTGAATTTATCCGTAATCTGGTGGTACCAACCAACCTTAACCTGGTGCAAATCAAACCGCTACGCGGCACTGCGCTCATCGTATTTGAGCCTACTTTAGTATTCATGATCATCGACAACTTGTTCGGCAGTGATGGTCGTTTCCACACACGGGTTGAGGGTCGTGATTTTACGCAAACTGAGCAACGCATTATTCAGCGCGTATTGAATATATTTTTTGAAAACTATGAAAAATCCTGGTCTCATATTTACAACATAGAATTTGAATACATACGTTCGGAAATGAATACGCAGTTTGCCAATATTGCTACGCCGAATGAAGTAGTAGTAACAACCACATTTTCCATCGAAATAGGCCCTATGCATGGAGACATCCATGTTTGCATGCCCTATTCCATGGTCGAACCTATACGTGACTTGCTAACCAGCACACTCCAAGGTGAAACCATGGATGTGGATAAGCGCTGGACCAAAATGATGACTCAGCAGATCCAAACAGCTGAAATCGAACTAGTTGCTAACATGGGTTCTGCAGATACCACGCTCGGCAAAGTATTAAATATGCAAGTCGGTGACATTATTCCATTAAAAATTCCTGAAACCATATTAGCCACAGTTGATAACGTTCCTGTTATGGAATGTAAATATGGCACACGCAATGGTCAATTTGCATTACGTGTAGAAAAGCTCATTGCTTACAGCACAGAAGAAACGCCTAAAGGAGATAAAAATGGCTGA
- the fliJ gene encoding flagellar export protein FliJ yields MSNPNAIQTLIELSTREVDEHAKRLGLAMRAQVEQEEKLTLLLQYRDDYANRCQANLSTGLSTTDYQNYRIFLNKLEDAIAGQHEVIKAAIHKVTFEKHNWQTAERKRMSYDALAQRSQLQAQQQAAKRDQKETDEYANRAFANKIHQANRT; encoded by the coding sequence ATGTCTAACCCTAATGCGATACAGACATTAATTGAATTAAGCACACGCGAAGTCGATGAGCATGCCAAACGACTCGGATTGGCTATGCGCGCACAAGTAGAACAAGAAGAAAAACTGACACTACTACTCCAATACCGTGATGATTATGCTAATCGCTGCCAAGCCAATCTAAGTACAGGCTTAAGTACCACCGACTATCAAAATTACCGTATTTTTCTTAATAAATTAGAAGATGCGATTGCTGGACAACATGAGGTAATCAAAGCGGCTATCCACAAAGTCACTTTTGAAAAACACAATTGGCAGACTGCCGAACGTAAACGCATGTCCTATGATGCGCTAGCCCAACGCAGTCAATTACAGGCACAACAACAAGCAGCAAAACGGGATCAAAAAGAAACAGATGAATATGCCAACCGTGCATTTGCTAACAAAATTCACCAAGCGAACCGAACCTAA